A region of the Dasypus novemcinctus isolate mDasNov1 chromosome X, mDasNov1.1.hap2, whole genome shotgun sequence genome:
CACAGCCCAAGTGGTGTGCTTTACCTTGCTGTGCTCAATATCTTGAAAATCCACATCATTCACAGCTAGGACTTGGTCCCCTTCCTGAAGTCCAGCTCGATGTGCATCAGAGTCAGGAATCACCTATTGGTGATAAGAATATGTGTGATTGGGGTGCAATAATTCAAGAAGTCTTCAAGTGAAATTAAGTACTATTGCTTTTTTCTGACAATGTAGGGAGATGGATGGTTTGCCAGGTGGAAAGTTTTAAATGGCAAAAAGGATGTCCTCATTAAGCCCCATCTATGAGTCCACTGAGTATCCTTCTCCCAGCCCTTGGGACATCAGGGTTCTGCAGTCTATAACAACAAATTAGCTATCCACATTGCCCACAAAATTCACACACCTTGGAAATGAAGATGCCTAACTGAGAGGCCTTTCCTCCTCGGATGTTAAATCCCAACTGTAAGACAAGAGCACAAAGTGGGGGATCAACGTAGATCACAAACACATGAACATTTAGTAACAGCACTGTAAAAATTGTGTCCTAAGGAAAGTCAGAGGTTGTGCAAGTGGTATCTCAGCTTTTCTACCTACAAGCAGAGTAGTTTCCTCATCTCCTTACCTCCTTCCCAACCCACATCCCCACCTATGGCCAACCTCTGGGCCTGTGTTCCTGGTATAGACAAATCTAGCCTGGAGTAAGAGGTATCTGCTCCACAAGCTCACCTGAGCTCCAGGAGGCTTCTTCAGTGTGACAATCCGGGGCAGAAACTGGGTTAACTCATTGTTGTAGTCTGGGTGGTATACCCTCTGCAAGACACAGCAACCCCAGAGATCTTACTAGCAGTCTTAGATTTCACACCCACCTTCATCTGGAACATTAATCACCCTAAAGTCAGGAAAAGGTAAAGTCATGGAATTAATTTAAATAGAACAGATAACTGACCAAATGAGTAGACAGAAAGTATGGGGAAGTAACAGCAGCCCAATTGCTCCCTACTCCTTTACCTCTTGACAGAATGACTTTTCAAAATGTGAGGCACTGGTGTGAATGGACCCTAGCAGGAGGCTTCCATAGGAAGCTCTCAATAAATgggcccagggaagcagatgtggctcaagtgacagggcctctgcctaccatatgggaagacctgggtttgatccctggggcctcctggtgaaaaagaagagaaagcatgcctgcacggcaagccgagtgcctgtgagtgcccgtgcagcaaagctgagtgcccgcgcggtgagccattgcccgcgcaagtgagtcacgcagcagagaccaggaactgaggtggcacaactgacagggaacctctctccacatcagaggtccccaggatcgaatcccaatgaatcctaaaggagacagacgagaagagaagacaaaaagaaacagatatagaagatcacacagcaaatggacacagacagcaaaaacagaagggtggggaagggggagtggaagaaaaataaataaatgggccCAGCTGCTCAGAATTCAGCTCCTGGACCCTGGTTATGACAAGGGTGAAGAACCCATTCTCCACTTAGTCTTCTAACCTGACAAGGAGGGCAGCAGAAATACTGCTGCCATCCTCCCTTCCATGCATCATCTCATTCCCACAGGAGAAAATCCTCTACTCAGGGGCACAGATGGTACCCACCTCATGAGGGGGGATCCATGCTGGTGGATTTTCATAGGCAGGCAGGAAAACCACCGGATAGTCATCATACGGAATCCGACTATCCATCTCGGGTAAAGACCTGGAATGCAAGGGTAAATCAAAGCAGACCAAAATGTGGCTCAAAAGGGACAGCAAAAGTCCAGCAAGTTTCAGAAAGCAGTCCCAACCAATACCAAGATTAGGTGATAAAATTAGagtaaagaaggaagaaaaatgacaaaagggAACTATGAACTTTTCTGAACATCTGCTAGGTACTCTACAGTAGcggtttttaacctttttggtTCCAAAGACCCCttagccagtcaggtgaaaaccatggcccccttactaagtccacactataccgtgaattatttaataaatatatcgcaCCTCCATCAACACGTTCCTACAAGAacaatgttgtgttttttttgagtttcaattcaagctcacggacccttgTTAAGAACTTCTGCCTTACACAGGCGATATTTCTCACATTAACTCCCCCAAAGTAAATGTTACATCTacttacagaagaggaaatttcGGACGCATATGAACTCCAAGGGAGTGCTGATTCCGACTATGCACAGggaccccccacacacacacgtgATTAGTAATATGGGAGGTCCTCTGACCAACCCTTCCTTCACCACTAGTAAACTTCCAGATCCCCACCCCGCACCCTGCCTGAGTCCGGGGCGCCCAGCCACATAAACCCGGAACCATCTCACCTGCAGCGGTCTAAGCCACTGCGCAGCCTCTGGAAACCGGAAGCGGATGCATGGATGGGCCAGAAAGGGGAGGGGCCAGGGTACCCTGGCGGACTCTTCCCCTCCCAACGTGTGGGCGTGCGCGCGCCGATGTGCGTGCTCCGCCCTCAGAGTGTCTGCGCTCCGATTGGCTGGCACCTCCGGGGCCTATTTGAAACTTGGCGGTTAAAGCTCCGGTCGAGACAGGGCGGCAGGAGACCGGGAAAAATTCGGTGAGTTAAGGAAAAAACCCCTTAGCTCAAGATCCTGGTATCTTGGGGCCTTGGTCCTCTGTCGCAGTCTCTGCTTcgggtttttttctttccatttcagaCGCCACTTTGTTCTCTTCAGAGTATTGGGCTCCCAGGCAGTTCCGTCGTGGCCAAGCCTGCGGGAGAGTGACTTTCCTGAGGTAGCGATCCCGCTGGGAACAGGAGGCTGCCACTGCTCCTGCCGAGTTCcgtaaccccccccccccctccgagGAGGGCTGGAACTGAGGGAGGACGCCCTCCCATCCCTGCCGACCTACTAAGATTCATCAGCAggccttttttcccccacagaGACGGTGCTGAGGTAGGATCATGAAGGAAGAGGTGAAGGGAATTCCTGTTAGAGTGGCATTACGATGTCGCCCTCTAGTCCCCAAAGAGATTGGCGAGGGCTGCCAGATGTGCCTTTCCTTCGTACCCGGGGAACCTCAGGTGTGTATCAGAGTCCTGCGGCTGCCTCTGAACAGCTGGGGCGCGACTGGCGGCAAGGGGCGTGGTCTAGTCTTTCATTCGTGCTTAGGCCCTGTCCCTTGCCTTCTCTAGGTGGTGGTTGGTACTGATAAATCCTTTACCTACGACTTTGTGTTTGACCCCGCTACCGAGCAGGAAGAAGTCTTCAATACAGCAGTAGCGCCACTCATAAAAGGCATATTTAAAGGTGAGGCTATTCAAATCTTCAAACGTTTCTTGAACATATGCTATGTGCCAGGTTCTGTGTATGGGCCCTGCAAGTATAAGAATGAATAAAACAAGTCCTGCCTTCAAAAACCCCACAGCCCAGGAATTCACTCAATAACATCTGTGGAAAATCCCCCTACCCTTGAAGTTAGTTTTATACTGTATTTGCTTTCTGTGATTCTGCTCCTCTTTTActtgattatatttttatttgtcctGCAACCTCATTAGATTATGAATTCTTTGGTAGGTGCTGATGGTGACCTGCTTCCCAGCGATTTCTACCCAGTGACTTTAGTTCATCTCTCTAGGCAAACAGAAATCCTCTTCCAGGCAACAgctattcatatatatttttccagtgATGTCATGGCTCAGAGCTCATTGCACACTTTGTttcaaaactaaaaaagaaactataatcacaaacttagagaaaagttgcaaaaaacaGTATAAACATTTGAGAGGAGTTGTTCACAGATACACCTCTCCCTGAATACTTTAGTGTATATTTCCTGCAAACAAGAACTTTCTCCTACATAATCACAGTACAACCATCAAAATCATGAAATTAGCATTGCTACATAACAACCATCTAATCTTCAGACCCCATTcaaatttcaccagtttttccaatAATGCCCTTAAGAGCAAATGGCACTAGTTCAAAAATCATACATTTAGTTGTACTATCTCATTAGTCTCCTTCATTCTAAAACAGTTCTTCAGTCTTTCTTTGACTTTCATGGTCTTGCGACTTTTG
Encoded here:
- the PDZD11 gene encoding PDZ domain-containing protein 11 isoform X2, with translation MRPKFPLLSLPEMDSRIPYDDYPVVFLPAYENPPAWIPPHERVYHPDYNNELTQFLPRIVTLKKPPGAQLGFNIRGGKASQLGIFISKVIPDSDAHRAGLQEGDQVLAVNDVDFQDIEHSKAVEILKTAHEISMRVRFFPYNYHRQKERTVH
- the PDZD11 gene encoding PDZ domain-containing protein 11 isoform X1, coding for MDSRIPYDDYPVVFLPAYENPPAWIPPHERVYHPDYNNELTQFLPRIVTLKKPPGAQLGFNIRGGKASQLGIFISKVIPDSDAHRAGLQEGDQVLAVNDVDFQDIEHSKAVEILKTAHEISMRVRFFPYNYHRQKERTVH